The Estrella lausannensis genome segment GCTCCTGTCACAGCTCCCGTAGCAACGTTTGAGATCATGCCACCCAGCTTAGTAATGCTGGTGTGAGAACGGATCACTCCAATCGCCAGTCCCGCCTTCTCCGCTGCCCCAAGCTTTGAGCCTGTTCCAAGGGCCGACCATTCAAACTCCCCGGTAAACCCATGCACGGCGCCGCTCAAAAACGATGCCGAAGTGGTGGCGCCATACGCTTCCAATGCCGTCACCGCATAGGGAAGAGCCATCTCCATAGCGTAGCAGACACCGATCTGAACCGCAAAAGGAATCAAAAACGCAAACTGGCCATCCGGATCGACATGGATCAGCGGGTTGTTGTGGACATAGGCGTAGAGGTTCAGTCCATCTTCAAAGCCCGCAGGATCGGGCGTGATGAAGCGGCCAAGGCATGGAGAGTAGTAGCGCCTTCCAAAATAGTAAAAACCGGACTCTGGATCGAAGCGCTTGCTGGAGA includes the following:
- a CDS encoding RHS repeat-associated core domain-containing protein encodes the protein SSKRFDPESGFYYFGRRYYSPCLGRFITPDPAGFEDGLNLYAYVHNNPLIHVDPDGQFAFLIPFAVQIGVCYAMEMALPYAVTALEAYGATTSASFLSGAVHGFTGEFEWSALGTGSKLGAAEKAGLAIGVIRSHTSITKLGGMISNVATGAVTGAATRQVTSWFAKGTARAVAQETTAKTVQKTTKVAVQNGVANQAVSKTATKGIAKEVADDHIWIRASPFRNKSAKELDAMFRKKGFDPEGPDALNGLGNYINRKNGRQYHIDPKHVGRYAEPNHVDVGRAKAYSGNLGKKRFGYLDD